CACTTCCATCGCCAGCACTCCGTTTGGTGTATAGGAGGACACCCCCCTGATCCGGCGCGCAATCGTAATGACGTTTGCATTCTGTCCACTGCGAATACTGCGGGTGAGCAAAGTCGATTCACCATTCGCAGGGGTTGCAGCGAGTAACTCCTTATACTGCTGTGCAGCATCGATATCGGGTATGCCCGCTGAATTCTGGTTGTCATCGATGACAACCCGCCCGTTCTCCCCGATAACATACAGGAACTTGATCTGTGGATATAACATAAAAACAGGCGGGAACACGTTTCTTTTAATCTGACGGCTGTACTCGTAATAGGCATAACTGTCCTCCGAATTCATATCGAGAAAGTGCTTCACACTTCCGTTCGAGAGAATGGAGTAGGTAGCACGATCATAATTTTGCAAATACAGATCGGTCTGGTACGCCGTATTACGCATCGTTTGGGCGATGTTGTCCGCCAGCTGATCGTTCATCTCAGTTGAGGCATAGGTATAGGTAAACAAGCCAATAGCGGACAGGGACAACGTAATTACGATGGCAAAATGAAAGAACAGGCGGATCGACAGGCTGCGCTTCATCATTCAATGCCCAACTTACTGCGGTATTCGGACGGGGTCAGTCCGGTAATTTTCTTGAATGTCTTGGTAAAATGGGGATGATCCGCATACCCCACTTCGTAGGATATATCCGTAATCCGGTTGCCCGGCTGTTCCAGCATGCGTTTGGCCAGTTCCATTTTGCTGCGTATCCGGTATTGGATAAAGGTCTGACCTGTCGTCTGCTTGAACAGCTGGCTGAAGTAGGACGGGTTCAGGCCCAACTTGGTAGCAATCTCGTCCAGTGAAACTTCACGGCGCAAGTGCTTCTCCAGATAGGCTTTTGCTTCTTCCACTGGATGCTTGCGCTTGCCACTGCGTTTTTCCTTGATCGTCTTCATTAACGTGTGGATCTCGTTGCCCAGAGCCTCGAAGCACTCCTCTGAGGAAGCGCTTACAATTATCCTACTGGACGTACTCATCGTTCCGTTGCCACGGGCGTTCATGCGGGCCACAATCAATTCCAATAATTCCTGAAAAAGCTCCGCTGTCTGCTCAGGCATCAGGGCATATGCCGGATAACGACCAGACCATGCTGCGAGCAGCTCCGTCACATCGGATTGCCTTAACTCCCATATAGCCTCTTCCAGACGCATGGCCCAATCATTCAGCTCCCTCACGGGTACAAGGGATACCTTAGGTTTATCCTCTTCGGATGCCAGCAATTTGAGCAGCAGTTCATGAAGCTCCTGTCGTCCCACTGGCTTGAGCAGATATCGCTTTACCCCATAATCCATACAGGCTCTTGCATATTCAAAGTCTGAATAACCGGAGACTACAATAATGCGCATCGTACTGCCTTGCTCGGATAAACGTCGGCACAACTCAATGCCATCCATCGTTGGCATGCGAATATCCGTGAACAGGATGTGTGGTCGAAAGTCCTTCACCACCTGAAGGGCCTCCTCCCCATGCGCCGCCTGCCGGATCTCACAATCGAACAGACCTGCTTGCTCAATCATCTTCGCCAGACCCATCCGAATCATCGGTTCATCGTCCGTAATCAAGATTCTGAACATCGCCATTCCCCCGTTTCCGTCAGATCTGTATGCTGCTTGTAGTTAAGATTTGACGGAGCCGACCATGATTCCTTTTACAAAATGCTTTTGCAGGAAAGGGTAAATGATAATGATTGGCAAGGTGGCGATGATGATGGTCGCCATTTTGATGCCTTCCGGCGATGTATGTGCAAGGGTGCTATAGACGGCAGAACCCGGATCGACGGAAATATCGTCACTCTCAAACAGCTTCTTAAGTGTGACCTGGATCGGCCACCAGGCCGGATCATTCAGATAATAAAGCGCGGTGGAATACGCATTCCAGTGGCCCACCGCATAGAAAATGCCGAGTGATGCCATAGCCGGTTTGGATAATGGAATAACGATACGCCAGATGATGCCAAACTCTCCACAGCCATCGATGCGGGCGGCATCGATCAGTTCACCCGGCAGCTGTGAGAAGAACGAACGCATGACGAAAAAGTTAAAGGCGTTAATCGCTCCTGGCACAATCAGCACCAGTGGATTGTTAACCAGATGCAGCTCCTTCATCAGGATAAAGTTCGGAATGAGCGGCGCCGAGAATACGACGGTCACCAGGACAAACATGACAACTAGAGAGCGACCCTTGTACTCTGGACGTGACACGGGATACGCGAGTGATGCCGTTGCGGCGAGATTGACCAGCGTACCCACTAACGTTACCCCAACCGATACCGCAAAGGCCCGCCAGAAGGCAGCATCGCCGAATACATATTCATAATTGATCCAGGTAAAAGCTACTGGCCAGAAGCTAACCTTTCCGCCCATGATCGCTTCCGAACTGCTAAGTGATTGGGCCAGCACATTAATGAAAGGCAGAATCATCGTCAACGAGAGCAGCGTAAGAAAAACGAGATTTCCAATGCGAAATATACGGTAACGGACACTGGGGGTACGCATCCATCTCGCCTCCTAATACAGGCTTTCGCCGGTTGTTTTTTTGCTAAAGAAGTTACCGAGTAGAATAAGCATCAAGCCCACGACCGACTTGAACAACCCGATGGCTGTTGTATAGCTGTATTGCTGTGAGAGAAGCCCGGCTTTGTAGATGTACGTATCGAGAATCTCGCCAGACTCCAGATTGAGCGGATTGAGGAATACAAACACACGCTCAAAGCCCAGATCAAGGAACTTCCCGATGTGCAGCAGCAACAAAATCATAATCGTTGGCAGCAAGGATGGCAGGGTAATCGACCATATTTGCTTCAAACGTCCAGCTCCGTCCACCTCTGCCGCCTCATACAGATCGGGATTGATGCCCGCAATGGCAGCCAGGAAAATAATCGTTCCGTACCCGGAGTCACGCCAGATCCCCGAACCGATCAGAATAGAACGAATGTACGAGTCTTCTCCAAGGAAGTAGATCGGCTGCATGCCCAGAAATCCAAGTGCCTTGTTCACCACTCCGGCATCCATTGAGAAAATACCCATGAAGATACCACTAATGACGACCCAGGACAGAAAGTGAGGCATGTATACAATCGTTTGCAGCAAACGCTTAAACACAATCATCCGTACTTCATTCAGCAGAATTGCCAGTAAGATCGGTACCGGGAATGCAATCACCAGATCATATAATCCAAGAAGAAGTGTGTTATTGAGAATTCTTAAAAAATCATAATGACTGAACATCTTCTGGAAATGCTCCAGACCTACCCAATCACTTCCGGTGATGCCTTTGAAAATGTTGTAGTTCTGAAAGGCAATCACTGAACCGAATAAAGGTACATATTTGAAGAGGAAAAAATACAGGATACCCGGTAAGGAGAGTAGATATAGTATCCGATATCGCCACAGATAACGTCCCGCATCTCCGAGCCGAACGCCCAGACCAGACGAGTGAAGTCCGGTTGCACCCCGGCTTGGTGGCACGATATCTGCCGGCTTCACGTCTTCTCCCCTCCCTGCTTCTGTGATTGCGTGCTTCTCAAGTTATCAGGAACGTTCTCGTCCCATGGGATTTCATTGAATTCGATGGAAATGTAATCCGGCTCACGATCGATAATACGCGAGAGCTCGCGTGTGAACACCTCCACTATCTCCTGCTTTTGCTCATCCGTCCTGCCTTCATACAGCCTGATCGTAATTTCTGGCATCCGATTTAAGCTCCCTTCATTACGTGATGTAAACGCTTTAACAACTTCATCTTAGCGTTCCTGCGGAAGGGCAACAATGGACTGTCTTTTCGTTCACTTGTGTTTTCTTTAGGTCATAACAAACAAGCCCAAAATGCCCCCTTATGAATGGGGACCTCGCTAGAACCTTGCATTAACAAACGTAATAATAATGATTAAAAATGAAAAGTACACCCACAGAACCAGTACCTTAGAACCATTTTTTCTCTAAAAGCTAATATTAATATGACTTTATAACGATATAATCTACGAAGTAACTTACCTGGGGGTCCTATAAGTGAAGTAGAACTTGAAACAATGCAAAAGGCACACTGAAGCATGAGAGAATGTCACGTAACCACAGCAAAAATCAGAATTATAGAAGTTGCACGATAACAATTTTTCACTAAATATTCATTAGATTACATAGCGTATAGCATCCCATCCAGGTATAGTGCATTTTCACAATCGTAGAAGGAGTGAACCATCTTGTTTAATAAGCTTCGCTGGAGTACCATGCCTTTCTTCATCAAAAATTTGGTGATTTCATTCGGCAGCATCATGTTGATCGGTGTAATCCTGATTACTGCCGCGTATCAATTGCAAAAAAATATCTTGGTTGAACAGTTGCACGACCAGGCTACCGTCATCACCCAGAAATGGTACGATGATCTCGACACTGCCAAAGTGGCAGAAGCGGCTAAGGAAAAAAGCTACTCCGGTCCTGTACAGCTGGAAATGAAAACTTATCTCGATTCCATCCATGAATTCTATCCAAACATCGCGCAAGCGTACATTTTTGGTTCAGAACTTGAGGAAGGAAACGGAACGTCCATCATCGCGATTCCAACAAACCTGTTGGAACCATTCGAGGAGGGTAATCTGCCTGCAGGTGCCATGTACCCGCTGCCTCAGAATAACGTCGTAGTGCTGGAACAGATGAAAAAGGACGGAAAGCCTGCCTTCAGTGATTTCTACACGGATGAGTACGGAACTTGGACCACTCTGATCTATCCGATTAATAACGCAGATGGCTCCATGTACGCTGCTCTTTACTTCGATGTAGATGCAAGTGCCGTTCCAAAAGGCCTGAACAAACTGCTTACGTACGGTTTGATGTTCCTGATCGGTTTCTTGATCCTGTTCATGGTGTTGCAATTCATTTTGCTGAAAAGAACGTTGCTTCCGATCCGCAATCTGATGAAAGGTATCGAAGAAGTCAGCACGGGTAATCTGGACGTAACCATCGATACCGGACGAGATGATCTGGGTGTCATCAACGAGAAGTTCAATGCGATGATCCATCGCTTCAATACAACCATCTATAAAGTACAGAATACTTCACATCACCTCTCGGAATCTTCCAAACAACTACTGGGCATTTCCGAGAAAAATAATGTGAACATTCAATCCATCAGCACCAATATTCGAGAAATATCTACTGGACTGGTGTCACAAGACAAAGCCACTGTGGAGAACGCACGTGCCATGACAGAGATGTCAACGGTAGTGCAGACAATCGCCAGCAGCTCAGCCGATGTGGCAGATGAAGCACTCAGCATGGAGCAGCGCTCCAGCACAGGTAATGTGGTGATGCAACAAGTCATTGAACAGATGCGCCTGATCTCCGGTGCGGTGCAAAATACATCAAACTCGATTCAGTCTTTGGAAAATAACTCGAACCAGATTAGCAACATTGTTAACGTAATCACAGAGATTGCCGGACAAACCAACTTGCTTGCACTTAACGCTTCAATCGAGGCAGCCCGTGCAGGTGAAGAAGGAAGAGGTTTTGCGGTGGTTGCAGGCGAGGTACGTAACCTGGCAGAACAATCGCAGGAATCAGCGAAGCAAATTCGACAGTTAATTGAAGAAATTCAACGGGATATCATGCAGTCTTCCGAAGCGATGCAGTTGGGTTCCAAGGAAGTTACCAAAGGCTTGGAAGTTACCCAAGAGACTGGTGTATTCTTCGAGAATATTCTGACTGCTACGAATAAAGTTGCAAACCAGATTCAGGATATCTCCAGTTCTACTGAAGAAATCTCGGCAAGCACACAGGAAATGTCTGCCACGGCCGATGAACTGTCTGCCAATGTCAGCAAAGCAGCAAGCAGCAGTAAACAAATTGAGCAGTCAATTGATGAGCAGGAAGCCTCCATGGCAGCCATTGTGAGTGCCTCCGATGAGCTCTCGGTTGTATCCGAGCAACTGCAAGAACTGATCTCATTCTTTAAAGTACGCGCAGAATAGAAGCAATACGAAACAGATAACAAGAATACGACACAGTAAAAAAAACCAAGGCTCATGAGTGATTACACTCAAAGCCTTGGTTTTTTGTTGTTACCAGGGTAGGTGGGTTAGGTTCTAGTTCTATACTTCCCGGTATCATTTAACAGACAGTATTTCATAATTGCTGGACTCTGGCTCTTAGATTTTGGACGCAGGTTAACAATTGAAAGTTTCATTTTCTATAAATTCAATTTATTTTTATTTATGGAAATAATAATATATTTTAAAACTTTACTATGATATAGTTACTCTACATTTAGCAAATAAAACCAGAAAAGAGGATATCATGAAAAAGACATTTTTGCTCAGTTTAGCTATGTTCCTACTGCTCCTCCCTTTTTCCTCAACAACATTTGCGTTCCAAGAAAGACTTACGGTTTCTGACACCATGCACACTGCAGGGCGGTTAGTCTCGAACAACAATACATATATAATGGGACTAAATGGCTTTGGAGTTCTTGAGTTAAGAAATGTGCGCAATAAAACTCTGTTATGGAATACCAACGTCAAAGATCTAAGAATAAATATGCTAATAATAGATCAATACAACGGTAGATTGAAATTGACGGACTATAGCAATACCCCCTACTGGACATCCGATAATCAGGCATGGGCCAATGCGTGGTATGGCCCGGGAAATGTGCCTGAAAATCTTGTGGGCGACCTGCTAATCATGCAAAATGATGGAAATTTAGTTCTGTATAACACAAAGAATATAGCTAAAGGATGGTATCCTGTATGGGCTACTAACACAGGAGGACAATAACATTAAGAATCATTCTTTACCTGTCTGCCTGATTAAAAGGGTTGATTTACTAAAATGTATTCCTACATTACTAATTACAAACAAAAGATGGTATAGTGACTAGTTTCTTAGTCATGTACCATCTTTTTTAATGCAAGAAATCTGGTAAGATGTCCTCTCTCCCTCTACAAGCTTTTATTATGACAAAGATCACATCCACCTTCCCTGTTCAAGTGCTACAGTTGTTAACGACCAACTGACCATAATAGTAAAATGGTCAATAAAGGACTTACCTTACCATTAGCCTTTCAACCTACAAGGAGGTGTATATGTGATGAAAACGATAGATCGAAGGCAACAGGTGATGGACTCTGCCGAGAAATCCTTTGCCCTGTTTGGTTACAAGGCCACAACGATGGAGCAGGTTGCGAGACTTGCCAATGTGGGCAAGGGAACGATCTATACTTTTTTCGAAAATAAAGAAGAACTGTTCAGCGAGATTTTGCGCTCAATCATTGCGGATATGAGACAGATTACAGAGCAGACGGTGAAGGAAGAGAATTCGTTTCTGGATAACGTGCATATGAGTATGGATTCTTTGCTGGAGTATCGGGAGGAACATGAGCTGTTGATCAAGCTCTTTCAGGAGGTTAGCGAGTTCGGTACACCACAGGCCAAAGAAGGTCTACAAAAAGTGGAGACAGCCATTCTCGAATATTTGGAGCGTCAAGTGAGCCGTGCCATGGAATTAGAGCAGATTCGCAGAGATGATCCCAAGCTGGTTTCTTTTGTCCTGCTGAAGCTGTATGTCACCTTAACCTCAGATTGGAACAAAGCGCATCCTACGTTGCACAAAGATCAGATCAAGGATTTTGTGGGCCTCTTTCTCAAGAATGGCTTATCCCCCACCTAGAGAAAGGCATGCCACTAGATTCAAAACCTAATAGAGATAGAACACACGGATTAGCGTAAGGATAGGGAGAGAACATGATGAAATCATTCCACGTGTTTGGGCAGGATCTGAAGTCCACCTTTAAAAAACCAAAAGTATTTATTCCGATTCTCGTTGTACTGTTCATTCCGGTGCTGTATAGTGGCCTGTTCCTGAACGCATTCTGGGACCCCTATGGCAAAATGAATGAATTACCTGTAGCCGTGGTCAACACGGATCAGGGTGCAGTCTACAATGACAAATCACTCGAGGTCGGTCAGAATCTGGTCGATGAATTGAAAAAAAGTGATGATTTCGACTGGCAATTCGTGACTCGTGAACAAGCAGAACAAGGTATGCAAGACAACACGTATTATATGACGATTGTGATTCCGGAGGACTTTTCCACCAAAGCAACAACCCTGATGGATGAGCACCCTGAGCCGGCAGACCTGATCTATGAACCCAATGAAGGATATAACTTCCTCGCGGGTCAGATTGGCGGCACGGCGGTCAAACAAATTCGTTCCAAAGTCGCTGCCAAAGTCACAGAATCGTACACTGAAACGCTATTGGATCAGGTCGAAGAAATCTCTGGTGGTTTGGCAGATGCCGGGGATGGAGCAGGTCAGATTCATGATGGTGCGATCACGCTGGATGAGGGTGCTGCTACATTAAAAGAGAACCTGTCCAAACTGGCGGCAGGCACCGACAAGCTGGAAACGGGCGTAGTTCCGTTAAAAGAAGGTACGACTACGCTCGCCCATGGCATAGGTGATCTTCATACTGGCGCGAGTGCCCTGTCCAGTGGCCTGTCTCAATTGGCAGCAGCAGGCACGAAGCTGGGTGATGGAGCATTGCAGGCTGAAGCGGGTGGCAAACAGTTACAGGCTGGCCTTCAATCTGTTCAGGAAGGCACAGCCAAGCTGGATGCAGGACTGGCGGCTTCCGAGGAAGGCAGTGCAAAGCTGACTGCTGGGCTGCAAAGTTCTGTTGAGGGCAGTGGCAAAGTTAGCGAGGGTGCCAAAGCGGTTGCGCAAGGTCTTGCCCAATTAGCCGAAGCGAGTCCGGAACTTGCCGCAAGTCCTGCTGTGCAGCAACTCCTGGCAGCCAGCCAAGCCGTAGCTACGGGCAGCGAACAGCTGTATCAAGGCGGACAGCAATTGGTCGCAGGCAGTCAAAACCTGTACGCTGCACAGCAACAACTGCATCAAGGCAGCAGCCAGTTGGTACAGGGTGAACAACAACTGGTACAAGGAGCCACGCAATTATCCGTCGGACAAGAAAAGCTTGCGACTGGTTTACAACAGTTCAATTCCAAATTATCTGAGGCAGCCGCTGGAGG
The nucleotide sequence above comes from Paenibacillus sp. W2I17. Encoded proteins:
- a CDS encoding response regulator, whose translation is MFRILITDDEPMIRMGLAKMIEQAGLFDCEIRQAAHGEEALQVVKDFRPHILFTDIRMPTMDGIELCRRLSEQGSTMRIIVVSGYSDFEYARACMDYGVKRYLLKPVGRQELHELLLKLLASEEDKPKVSLVPVRELNDWAMRLEEAIWELRQSDVTELLAAWSGRYPAYALMPEQTAELFQELLELIVARMNARGNGTMSTSSRIIVSASSEECFEALGNEIHTLMKTIKEKRSGKRKHPVEEAKAYLEKHLRREVSLDEIATKLGLNPSYFSQLFKQTTGQTFIQYRIRSKMELAKRMLEQPGNRITDISYEVGYADHPHFTKTFKKITGLTPSEYRSKLGIE
- a CDS encoding carbohydrate ABC transporter permease, which gives rise to MRTPSVRYRIFRIGNLVFLTLLSLTMILPFINVLAQSLSSSEAIMGGKVSFWPVAFTWINYEYVFGDAAFWRAFAVSVGVTLVGTLVNLAATASLAYPVSRPEYKGRSLVVMFVLVTVVFSAPLIPNFILMKELHLVNNPLVLIVPGAINAFNFFVMRSFFSQLPGELIDAARIDGCGEFGIIWRIVIPLSKPAMASLGIFYAVGHWNAYSTALYYLNDPAWWPIQVTLKKLFESDDISVDPGSAVYSTLAHTSPEGIKMATIIIATLPIIIIYPFLQKHFVKGIMVGSVKS
- a CDS encoding sugar ABC transporter permease; this translates as MGVRLGDAGRYLWRYRILYLLSLPGILYFFLFKYVPLFGSVIAFQNYNIFKGITGSDWVGLEHFQKMFSHYDFLRILNNTLLLGLYDLVIAFPVPILLAILLNEVRMIVFKRLLQTIVYMPHFLSWVVISGIFMGIFSMDAGVVNKALGFLGMQPIYFLGEDSYIRSILIGSGIWRDSGYGTIIFLAAIAGINPDLYEAAEVDGAGRLKQIWSITLPSLLPTIMILLLLHIGKFLDLGFERVFVFLNPLNLESGEILDTYIYKAGLLSQQYSYTTAIGLFKSVVGLMLILLGNFFSKKTTGESLY
- a CDS encoding tautomerase family protein, giving the protein MPEITIRLYEGRTDEQKQEIVEVFTRELSRIIDREPDYISIEFNEIPWDENVPDNLRSTQSQKQGGEKT
- a CDS encoding methyl-accepting chemotaxis protein, which encodes MPFFIKNLVISFGSIMLIGVILITAAYQLQKNILVEQLHDQATVITQKWYDDLDTAKVAEAAKEKSYSGPVQLEMKTYLDSIHEFYPNIAQAYIFGSELEEGNGTSIIAIPTNLLEPFEEGNLPAGAMYPLPQNNVVVLEQMKKDGKPAFSDFYTDEYGTWTTLIYPINNADGSMYAALYFDVDASAVPKGLNKLLTYGLMFLIGFLILFMVLQFILLKRTLLPIRNLMKGIEEVSTGNLDVTIDTGRDDLGVINEKFNAMIHRFNTTIYKVQNTSHHLSESSKQLLGISEKNNVNIQSISTNIREISTGLVSQDKATVENARAMTEMSTVVQTIASSSADVADEALSMEQRSSTGNVVMQQVIEQMRLISGAVQNTSNSIQSLENNSNQISNIVNVITEIAGQTNLLALNASIEAARAGEEGRGFAVVAGEVRNLAEQSQESAKQIRQLIEEIQRDIMQSSEAMQLGSKEVTKGLEVTQETGVFFENILTATNKVANQIQDISSSTEEISASTQEMSATADELSANVSKAASSSKQIEQSIDEQEASMAAIVSASDELSVVSEQLQELISFFKVRAE
- a CDS encoding TetR/AcrR family transcriptional regulator, whose translation is MKTIDRRQQVMDSAEKSFALFGYKATTMEQVARLANVGKGTIYTFFENKEELFSEILRSIIADMRQITEQTVKEENSFLDNVHMSMDSLLEYREEHELLIKLFQEVSEFGTPQAKEGLQKVETAILEYLERQVSRAMELEQIRRDDPKLVSFVLLKLYVTLTSDWNKAHPTLHKDQIKDFVGLFLKNGLSPT
- a CDS encoding YhgE/Pip domain-containing protein — encoded protein: MKSFHVFGQDLKSTFKKPKVFIPILVVLFIPVLYSGLFLNAFWDPYGKMNELPVAVVNTDQGAVYNDKSLEVGQNLVDELKKSDDFDWQFVTREQAEQGMQDNTYYMTIVIPEDFSTKATTLMDEHPEPADLIYEPNEGYNFLAGQIGGTAVKQIRSKVAAKVTESYTETLLDQVEEISGGLADAGDGAGQIHDGAITLDEGAATLKENLSKLAAGTDKLETGVVPLKEGTTTLAHGIGDLHTGASALSSGLSQLAAAGTKLGDGALQAEAGGKQLQAGLQSVQEGTAKLDAGLAASEEGSAKLTAGLQSSVEGSGKVSEGAKAVAQGLAQLAEASPELAASPAVQQLLAASQAVATGSEQLYQGGQQLVAGSQNLYAAQQQLHQGSSQLVQGEQQLVQGATQLSVGQEKLATGLQQFNSKLSEAAAGGAKLADGSSQLDAGAGKLVAGVSQFTDGISTLADGSHKLDEGAGQLKEGTLKLTDGSGELATKLNEAAEQTGSVKKTDELVTMYAEPVQVDEHKYNEVPNYGTGFSPYFLSLGLFVGALIATLVVPTRGSTVSEASGWNRFVSKTLAFTLMSAVQSLLASWLVLYGLGLDVQSVPLFLLFSFVTSLSFMYIIQALVTWLENPGRFLAILMLIFQLTTSAGTFPLELIPNWLKVFNPWLPMTYSVTGYKAVISSGQFGVAWDQIGILCIFAVIGLGGTLTYFLMHRTTENENVSSEVALHA